The Sporosarcina sp. Te-1 DNA window CCGCATCCGGATATCCACGCTACTTATGAAATCGATCATTTAACACAGTTGCTTCCGATTCTTGAGGAACTGAAAAATGCATAATTAGAAGAGGGGAACCACTATCCGGTTCCCCTATTTGATTACAAATCTATCGCTTTTACTTCAAAAATATCTTCCAAGGACTCGAGCCGCTCCACTTCATCCCGCTTTACATGGTTATCCACTGACAACATCATAATGGCGTTGCCGCCAATGGTTTGTCTTCCCACTTGCATCGTGGCGATGTTAATGTGCTCAGCTGCCAACAATGTCCCGACCCGTCCGATCGCTCCCGGCTGGTCTTTATGTTTAATCAATAACAAATGCCCGTCAGGCACAACGTCAACTGCATAGTCTTCCACCTTAACGATCCTTGGTCCAAGCCCATTTAGCAACGTACCGGCCACCTTATGGGTCGCGCCATTCGCTTTTATTTCGATGGAAATCAGGTGTAGAAATCCTTTGGTAGAAGTTGTTTTATGCTCGCTTACTTGGATGCCGAGACGTTCTGCGTGCACCCTTGCATTCACCTCATTCACATGGCCACCGAGATTTCGCTTCAATAAGCCTTTGACAATATTGCGAGTCAGTGGCCGGACATCGTATGTGGCAAGTTCTCCCGCGTAGGCAATGTTCACCTCTTCGATTGCTTGATCGCATAATCTTGATAGGAAAATACCCAGTTTTTCCGCCAAACTGTAAAACGGTTCAATCTTCATAAGGACCTCTTTCGGCACAGCCGGCAAATTCACCGGGTTCTTCACCGGTTCCTCGGAGAAATAGCGGAGAAGGTCATGACTCACATCGATCGCGACACTTTCTTGAGCCTCCACCGTACTGGCCCCAAGATGCGGAGTGGCAATCACTTGAGGCAGTGTCAGCAGCTTATGGTCGACAAAGGGCTCACTTTCGAACACATCTAGCGCCGCGCCCGCCACTTTACCTGAAACAATGGCATGATATAAAACATCCTCGTCGATGATTCCGCCTCGTGCACAGTTGATGATCTGCACACCATCCTTCATTTTCGCGAAGGCTTTTTCGTTTAATAAATGATGTGTTTCTTTTAGTAATGGAGTATGAACTGTGATGAAATCGGCAGATGCTAACACCTCATCCAGCGTTCCGTATGTAATCCCGAGCTTTGCAGCTCTTTCCTCAGTCAGGAATGGATCATACGCGATAACATTCATCCGCTGCCCTTTTGCCCGATTTGCCACTTCGACACCGATACGTCCCAAACCGACAATGCCGAGTGTCTTGTTCTTCAATTCCACACCGACAAACGCCTTTCGGTCCCAAACGCCATTTTTCAAAGATAGATAAGCTTGCGGGATATTTCGCGCAAGGGCGGATAGCATCGCAATCGTATGCTCTGCCGCGGAATTGGTGTTGCCATCCGGCGCATTGACGACGATGATGCCGTTCTCCGTAGCAGCATCCAAGTCGATATTATCCACACCGACACCTGCCCGGCCGATGATTTTGAGTCTCTTTCCGGCTTCCAGCAGTTCCCTCGTTACTTGAGTCTGGCTTCGGATAAGGAGTCCATCGAAGTCCGGGATGATCTCCAATAACTCGGAAGCGGTTCGACCGGTATCCACCACCACTTCAAATTGTTCGGTCTGTTTTAATGGCTGCAAGCCTTCCTCGCTAATCGGGTCGGCAATTAAAATTTTATATGTCATCATTTCATTCCCCTTTCTAAATAGATGCGCTGGGCTGCCGCAACGCCTTTGCCCAACTCAATGGGTTTGCCCACTTTCACTAATGCAATTTCGACAAGACCGATCGTTTGAAGCACATCCGCTGGTGAACAATAGCCCATATGGCCGATTCGGAAAATGTCGCCTTTCAAGTGCCCTTGGCCACCGGCAATCGACATCCGGAACTCCTGTTTTAATACCTTCCTGAATTCCTCCGCATCAAAGTCCACTGGACGAACGGCGGTTACTGTCGGGGAGGCGTCTTCATCCGACGTCAGCAATGGAATTTGAAGAGCATGGAATGCAGACCGTGTCATATCCATCAATAAAGAATGACGGCGATAGACATTTTCCAACCCTTCTTGCTCAATCAAATTCAGCGCCTGCTCGAGACCAAACAGCAAGGAAAGTGCAGGAGTAAATGGCGTCGTGTTGTTCTCCAAATTGGTTCGATATTTGATTAAATCAAAATAGAAACCACGATTGGGATTTGCTTGAATGCGTTTCAGTGCGCGATTGCTCATTGCAACGAATGCCAAACCTGCCGGGAGCATGAGCGCTTTTTGCGAACCTGTTACCAGCAGGTCGATGCCCCATTCATCCATCTTGGCAGGCACACCTCCTACACATGAAACACCGTCCACGATGAACAGCCCATCGGAAACAGATCGAATGGCCTTCGCTAATTCCTCGACCGGATTTAACACGCCGGTCGATGTTTCGCAATAGGTCGCAAAGACAGCTGAAATCTCTTTGTGATGTTCCAAAAATCCGATGACTTCCTTTGGATCGATTGCTTTACCCCATGCTACTTGGAGCTGGTGGACCCGAATGCCATACGCCATGCAGATGTCAACAAAGCGTGCCCCAAAAGCGCCAGTCACAATAACAAGCACTTCATCGAGTGGACGGACAGCGTTGACGACAGCTGCTTCAAGTGCTGCCGTGCCACTCCCCGCCAAAATGACAACGTCTTGGTTCGTGCCAAAAATCGGCTGCAGTTTGGGCTGGATCGCGCGGATCAAGTCGGATGTCTCCGAACTCCGATGACCGACCATCGGTGCATTCATTGCCCGTTCCACACTTGGTGGAATCGGGGTAGGACCTGGGATACGTAAAATGGTTTGATCGAATAACATGTATATTCCTCCTCGGTTTTGAAAATAATAAAAAGCTTTCCGCCCCTTACGTTGAAACGTAAAGGGGCGAAAAGCTAATGCAGCTGGACGCGGTACCACCCTGATTCACTGTGAATTACACAGTCTCTGATGCGTAACGTGCATAAGACGGATCGGCCTACTAGTATTTCAGCCCATCGATTCCGGAGTGCTGTTCTTCAAGGGAATCGCTGATTTCCACCAACCATCAGCTCTCTGTAGACTCCTGCTTGAAGAACGTATCTCCATCACAATCGTTTTTCTCTATAAGTAAAAAAATAAAAAGCCTTCCACCCCCTGCAAAAATATTGCAAGGGGCGAAAAGCTGTATTTACGCGGTGCCACCCTTGTTCACTGCCAGTACGGCAGTCTTCATTGCATGCGTAACGTGCATGATCGGGTGTCCCTACTGCTAAAAGGTTCAGGCCACCTACTCGGAAGTGCTGCAACTACAATGGAACCACTGATTCCCACCGACCATCAGCTCTCTACAGATTCCAAAATGCATCGCTTGTCTTCGTCCTCGTATCTGAAAATTAAATTAAACACATCTTACTCAAAGAAAAAAAGTTTGTCAACCGTTTTTTTCTCATAGCACGAATAAAATTACATTTCCCACACAACATAACATAGACACCACAGAATTGGAGAAAACGCTAAGAAAAGAGGAGAAACGAATGGGAATTTTAAGTGGAAATCCAAAAGAAGAACCAATGCATTACGGCGAAGTCATCGGTTGTTGGGCGTATGTCGGTGCTAATAAAGGCTTGATCAGCGGGTATGAAGCGTTCATCAATCATGCAGGTGATGAAGAGCTGAAGGAACTGATAAGGGAATCGGTAGAAACCATGCAGGAAGAGAACAGGCAAGTCGAAAAGGTTTTGAAGGAAAACGGAGTGACACCGCCCCCTACATTGCCTGAAAGACCAGTTGCCAATACTGAAGAAATTCCAGTTGGCGCTCGTTACTCCGATCCGGAAATTGCTGGAGCGGTATCCATTAATGTTGGACAAGGTCTAGTCTCCTGCAGCCAGGTAATTGGTCAATGTTTGCGGGAGGACATTGCCATGATGTTTGCAAAGTTTCACGCCGATAAATTATTGTTCGGCAGCAAGCTTTTACGGCTGAACAAGGAAAAAGGATGGGTGATTCCACCACCAATGCACCAAGAGCCACATTCAAAAGGCTGAGCCGGGTTTTTCCCGGCTTTTTTTGGTGCGAAACTTCAGAAAAATATGGTAAAGTGATGTAAAGGGGGAATTACATAATGATCAAGACAAAAAAAGAACAAATCGTAGAAGATTATCATGGCACATTGGTTGCCGATCCATACCGTTGGCTGGAAAATCCGGATAACGAGGAAGTCAAACAATGGGTGGATGAACAAAATGTTAGAACACAAAGTTATCTGAGCACCTATCCAAACCGGGATGAAGTGAAAGAAAAACTACTCAACATCTGGAACTTCCCGAAATATACTGTACCTCGCAAAGAGGGGACCTATTATTATTTCCAAAAAAATGATGGACTCCAAAATCAAGCAGTTTTCTATCGGACAAGAGATTTGCAATCCGATGAGTTGGAAGTCATCCTAGACCCAAATACAATGAACGAAAATGGAACGGCAGCCATTACGAATCTGTCGTTCACAAAAGACGGAAAGCGTCTCGCTTACGGTATTTCCCTTAACGGCAGCGACTGGCAAGAGATACATATCCGTAATCTGGAAACGGGCAAAGACGAGCCAGATGTGATCAACTGGTGCAAATTTAGCAGCATTGCCTGGAACGAAGCCGGAACTGGTTTTTACTATAGCCGTTTCCCAGAACCAGGAACCGTACCCACGGACGAGGAAAGTTTTAATAATAAAGTATTTTGGCATGAGTTGGGAACGCCGCAAGAACAGGATGTCCTCATATTTGAGGATCCGGAGAATAAAGAACATTCCTTTAACCCATCACTCTCTGATGACTATAACTACTTAATCCTAACTGTATGGAAAGGGACGGAAAATAAAAGCCGAATCTATTATAAGAGACTTGATGGGAATGGGGAATTCATCAAATTATTAGCCGAAGATGACGCACGATATGACTTCCTTGGGAACGATGGGACGAAATTTTACTTTGTTACCAACCTGGATGCCCCGAAGGAAAAAGTTATTGCCATTGACGTGGATCAGCCAGAGAAGCAAAACTGGGTCGATGTAATTGCTGAACAAGAGGATGTGCTGAATTTCGCAGACATCATCCATAACCAATTCATCGTCTGTTACTTGCACAATGCACATTATGAGTTGAAAGTGTTCCATATGGATGGAAGCTTGGATAAAGAGATTCCGTTGCCGAACTTCGTTTCGATTTCAGGTGTGCAAGGTAAACGGAACGAGGATGTTATGTATATCGGCTATACATCATACCTTGCTCCAGCTGCAATTTCCCAGTATAATTTCCAAACCGAAAAATTAGATGCCGTATTCCAGCAATTAACACAATTTGATACGACAAATTTTGAAACAACTCAAGTATTTTACCAATCGAAAGATGGTACTCAGATTCCGATGTTCCTGACTCATCGCAAAGGGTTGAAATTGAACGGACAGAATCCAGTTGTGCTTTACGGGTATGGCGGTTTTAATGTCAGCTTGACACCATCGTTCTCTCCTGGGCAGCGCATGTGGATGGAAGAAGGCGGCGTGTTTGCGGTTGCCAATTTGCGTGGTGGTGGAGAGTTCGGAGAGGAATGGTACAAAGCAGGCACGCTGGAGCGGAAGCAAAATGTATTTGATGATTTCATCTCTGCCGCCGAATGGTTAATTTCCAGCGGCTATACGTCTAGCAGTAAGCTGGCGATCATGGGCGGGAGCAATGGGGGACTGCTTGTAGCAGCTTGCATCACCCAGCGACCAGATTTATACGGCGCCGCGATTTGCCAAGTGCCCGTCATCGACATGCTCCGCTACCATAAATTCACGGTGGGTCGCTACTGGGTGACCGATTACGGCAATGCGGAAGAAAGTGCAGAACAGTTCGAGTACATGTATAAATATTCGCCGCTGCATAATGTGAAAGAGGGGACAGAATATCCACCGACCTTGATTACGACAGCCGATACAGATGATCGAGTCGTTCCATTGCATGCGAAAAAGTTTGCTGCTGCACTGCAGGCTGCCCAAAAAGGAACCAATCCGATTTTACTTCGTGTTGAGAAAAATGCAGGACATGGACTCGGTAAACCAACTGCCAAAATCATTGAAGAACAGACCGATATCTTCTCCTTCTTGTTTAAGACACTGGAAATATGAGATAAAACCTTGAAAGGGCTGTCCAGAAAGTCGATAAAAATTGACTTTCTGTCTCAGCCCCTTTTTTCGTATTAAATTTACAGAATGGCCAACGGATTTCCGTTCCGAGCGGACGCTTTCCGCGGGCACGGCTTCAGCCGCTTCCCTCGCTAGGCTCAGTCCAGGGTCTTCAGCTCGCGCTGTTCCCGCTGGAGTCGCCGCTCTGCACTCCAATCCAGATACTTGCCTCTACCAAAGAAGCACACAAAAAATCGTCCAATCTAGTAAAATGAAGTCACCACAACCCATTTCAGAAAGGACGATTTTTTATGTGCAATCCGAAGAATACTACTTCACATTATACCACAGAATTTCCATTAGCCATAGAGGAAATTAAGGCAAACCCCGTTTCAAAGCGACGTTTCTCTCCGACATTCAAACCTTACAATAATCGGCAAGGATTTGCCATCTTCGATGTGCAGGAGCTGATTCCGGAAAACCATATAGCCCGAGTAGTCGATGAAATGGTTGAGGCCATCCCAGATGAACGGCTTTATACATATTATACAGGTGGGGGGCGAAGCTCCTATCATCCCAAGATGATGCTGAAAGTCATTCTCTATGCCTACTCTCAGAAAATCTATTCATGCCGTGGCATCGAGAAAATGATCACGGAGAACCTGCCGGCCATGTGGCTTGCGGCAATGGAGAGGCCGGATTTTCGTACCCTCAACGATTTCAGAGGCATCCGCATGAAGGCGATGATGGATGAATTATTCGAAACAATGATTTTGAAACTGATCGAAGAAGGTTATATCACCATGGAGAACTACTTTTTGGATGGAACCAAGATCGAAGCCGATGCCAATAAGTATTCTTTCGTATGGAAAAAATCGACGCTTCGCTTTGAAGAGAAATTGAAGGAGAAGATCCGGGCAACCCTAGCGAATATACAAGAGATTGCCCAGGCCGAGGGCCTGGGACTTGGATCACTTCCAGAGGATGAGACGGAACCCGAACAGTTGGCCGACTTGGCCGCACAACTGGAAGAACAAGCAGAGTTGTTGACCAAGGAAATGGAAGGGACAAAAGAGATGCCTACCCGAAAGGTCCTCCGCAAAAAACGCAGCGTATTACGGAAATCGGTAAAACAAATCCGACAGGACTTTCTGCCGCGAATGGAAAAATACGCACAGTACCATGCCACATTTGGCGACCGCAACAGTTTTTCGAAAACAGACCCGGACGCCACCTTCATGCGCATGAAAGAGGACCATATGAAAAATGGGCAACTGAAACCCGGCTATCACATACAGATGGCAACCGAGAACCAGTTCATTCTCTATTACACCATGCATCAGCGACCGACAGATATACGCTGTTTCATTCCTCATCTGGAGAAGTTGGCGAAATCTAATTTGCCGTTGCCCAAAAGGGTGATTGCGGACGCAGGCTACGGAAGTGAAGAGAATTATCTGTATGCGCTTGGGGAGGAAAAAGAGCCGCGCTTTTCCCTACGGGACCTATATTAAAGAACAGACGCGCAAATACAAAAATGACATTCGGAACGCCAAGAACTGGAAGTATGAGGAACAGAATGACCGCTTCATCTGTCCGAACGGGCGGCACGTCAATTTCAAGAACTACCAGAACAAGAAGAATGCCTCTGGGCATGTGCAGAGCTACAAGATCTATGAATGTGAAGACTGTTCGGATTGTCCGCTGAAAGCATTGTGCACGAAGGCGAAGGGGAACCGGCAGGTTCACTGGAACACGATATTTGAAGAAATGAAGGCAAAGGCAAAAGAGGCCCTTGAATGTGAAGAGAACACAGGCATCTACGCTCGAAGCAAGATCGAGGTAGAAAGTGTGTTCGGTCACATCAAGGGCAATCGGTCGTTCCGCAGGTTTTCACTGCGGGGACTTAATAAAGTGCACACGGAGTTCGGGATTGTGGCCTTGGCCCACAACCTGCTGAAAGTGGCAGGCATCCGCCAGCTGCTTTCACTGGTTGACGAAAAAACTGGTGGAGGAAGACAAGGCGTCTTCCTCCACCAGTTTTATTTTCGGGACTTATTGGACAGCCCCTTCTCATTTTTGCCGGTCTTGTCTTTCCCACAGACGAAGGGCAGGGTAAGGATCAAAAGCCCATTCTGTTCTCCCGTTGTATTTATATACGCCGTAGTGCAAATGGGGTGGAAACTTGCCGGAAGTCCCTTCTTTTCCGTAACCTGAACTGCCTACAAACCCAATTACCGTTCCTGGTTCTACGACGTCCCCTTGTTTAAGGTCCTTATTGAAATAGGCCAAGTGGGCATAATAGTGATACGTATTATGATTATCACGGATACCGATGCGCCAGCCTCCATAATTATTCCATCCCATCACTTCAATTACACCGTATGAAGCCGACATGACCGGTGTGCTATACCCGGCAAAAATGTCCGTCCCTTCATGGATGCGCCGTCCTCCCCAGCCTCTGCTGGCTCCCCATGTACCACGGTACGTATAGTTGTACCCTTTTGGAATAGGGAACCGATGCTCATCTAACTCAATTGTCTCAAATCGGGAATATAACGTGGCAATCGCCATGATTTGATTGACGGTCGCTTCTCTTTCATATATCCGTTCCAATGCGATTTTAAAATCATCTTCAGAAGCACCGTGTGTGCTTAGCAAAGTATGGAGGGTGTATAACAAATCATCGGAATTTGTTTTATCTGCAATTCCATCTCCGTCTCCATCCATCCCGATTCCTCCAAAATAAGCAAGCGCCTCAATGGAACTATCTTGAGGATACGGATTCAAAGCCCCAGCCCAATCTTCGTCTGAAAAGCGCAATGCAAGGGGACCGTCATGTTTTTCAATGTCTTTTCGTACTTGTTGAATATTCCGCTCATATTGATCAATGGCTGCCAAGTAGTACCAAGGAACCAGTTCATCTGCATAGCGCAAATAAAAATCCATTCGTTCTGTTGGTGTCAATTCAGGCTGGTCGTTTGCCAGCATGTTCTGCTTCTGGAAGGCAAAAATGCTCATGAAAACAAATACTCCAATAAAAGCACGACGCATTTACAGTAATCCTCCTTTGCTTCATTAGCGTTCCCTGTTTTCAATGAAAGATGTATGTCCTATTGATCAATAATTCTATCAATAACCACTTGTTTTAAGATAATAAATAAATTACAATATAGTAAAATCGGGAGGTGAATTGTTGTGAAAGTGTTTGATTTACATTCCGACCTATTCACAGATATTGCAATCCGGAGGAGCAAGGGCGAACGGCGTGTCTTTGACCGGCTTCATTTTCCAAAGTTGCAAAAAGGGAAAGTGGACTCCGTCATGTGTGTCATTTGGGTGGAACGTGAATTCAGGGAAGCTTCACTAGATCGTTTTACATTTATTTATGAGCATGTGCTAGCAGATCTAGCTGAATCGGAACATGCAGTCATTTGCCGTACAGTCCAAGACATGGAAAACACGAAGGACTCGGAACACATTAAGGTGTATCTGGGACTAGAAGGACTCACATTCATGAAGGAATGGCACGGGGCTTCTACGGAAGCCAAGATATCCAATGCATTACAGGAATTGAACCGCAACGGTTTCCATCATGCGATACTTGCTTGGAATGAACATAATTTCTTGGCTAGCGGGACAGGTGCTGACAATGGATATGATCCAAAAGGACTTTCCCCATTCGGATTGGCTGCCATTGGTGAAATGGAGCAATTGAATTGGTTGATCGATGTTTCTCATATGGACGAAACCTCGTTTTGGGATATGGAGCGGCATGTTGGAGGCACGCTGATCGCTTCCCATAGCAATGCGAGGGCGCTCTGTGATCATGAGAGAAATTTGACAGATGAACAATTGAAAGCGATTGCAAGAAAACAAGGTCTCATCGGCTTGAATGCTCATTACGAATTCATTGACCCTCAAACGCCGACGCTTGACCGGTTAGTGGATCATGCAGTATACATCGCTGATTTGATCGGAACAGAGCATTTGGCTTTCGGGTTCGATTTTCTTGATTTTCTCGCGCCGTACGAGACAACAGTTGGGTCCGGAGGAAAGACCATCGGATTTGAATCCGCCTTTCAAGTTCCGGATCTATTGGTACGAATGGAACAAAGAGGTTTTTCTAGGCAGGAGATCGAGCGTATCAGTTTCTGGAATGCCTATGAATTACTGAAACGGCATATGACAAAGTAAGCGTAGAAAAGGGGAATGAACAGTGGAGAATACACTTATCAAGTCGGATGATTTGATCACTTTATGGGGAATTATTGTCGTTTGGGCGGCAGTGAGTATTTTCTTAGAACAACGATTCACTTGGGCAAGCAAAGTGTCCGGAGCCATCATCGCCTTGGTCGGAGCAATTATTTTATCCAACACAGGTGTCATCCCGACTGAATCGCCGGTTTATGATGCAATCTGGGCATTTATTATACCGCTTGCCATCCCGCTCTTGTTGTTCCATGTGAACTTTAAAAAGATTTGGCAGGAAAGCGGCCGGATGTTAATTATTTTCCTTCTCAGCTCGATCGGAACAGTGGCAGGTACCATCATCAGCTTTTTCTTATTGAAGGATCATATTCCGTACTTAGACAAAATCGGA harbors:
- a CDS encoding alanine--glyoxylate aminotransferase family protein; the protein is MLFDQTILRIPGPTPIPPSVERAMNAPMVGHRSSETSDLIRAIQPKLQPIFGTNQDVVILAGSGTAALEAAVVNAVRPLDEVLVIVTGAFGARFVDICMAYGIRVHQLQVAWGKAIDPKEVIGFLEHHKEISAVFATYCETSTGVLNPVEELAKAIRSVSDGLFIVDGVSCVGGVPAKMDEWGIDLLVTGSQKALMLPAGLAFVAMSNRALKRIQANPNRGFYFDLIKYRTNLENNTTPFTPALSLLFGLEQALNLIEQEGLENVYRRHSLLMDMTRSAFHALQIPLLTSDEDASPTVTAVRPVDFDAEEFRKVLKQEFRMSIAGGQGHLKGDIFRIGHMGYCSPADVLQTIGLVEIALVKVGKPIELGKGVAAAQRIYLERGMK
- a CDS encoding DUF3231 family protein; amino-acid sequence: MGILSGNPKEEPMHYGEVIGCWAYVGANKGLISGYEAFINHAGDEELKELIRESVETMQEENRQVEKVLKENGVTPPPTLPERPVANTEEIPVGARYSDPEIAGAVSINVGQGLVSCSQVIGQCLREDIAMMFAKFHADKLLFGSKLLRLNKEKGWVIPPPMHQEPHSKG
- a CDS encoding dipeptidase, encoding MKVFDLHSDLFTDIAIRRSKGERRVFDRLHFPKLQKGKVDSVMCVIWVEREFREASLDRFTFIYEHVLADLAESEHAVICRTVQDMENTKDSEHIKVYLGLEGLTFMKEWHGASTEAKISNALQELNRNGFHHAILAWNEHNFLASGTGADNGYDPKGLSPFGLAAIGEMEQLNWLIDVSHMDETSFWDMERHVGGTLIASHSNARALCDHERNLTDEQLKAIARKQGLIGLNAHYEFIDPQTPTLDRLVDHAVYIADLIGTEHLAFGFDFLDFLAPYETTVGSGGKTIGFESAFQVPDLLVRMEQRGFSRQEIERISFWNAYELLKRHMTK
- the serA gene encoding phosphoglycerate dehydrogenase encodes the protein MTYKILIADPISEEGLQPLKQTEQFEVVVDTGRTASELLEIIPDFDGLLIRSQTQVTRELLEAGKRLKIIGRAGVGVDNIDLDAATENGIIVVNAPDGNTNSAAEHTIAMLSALARNIPQAYLSLKNGVWDRKAFVGVELKNKTLGIVGLGRIGVEVANRAKGQRMNVIAYDPFLTEERAAKLGITYGTLDEVLASADFITVHTPLLKETHHLLNEKAFAKMKDGVQIINCARGGIIDEDVLYHAIVSGKVAGAALDVFESEPFVDHKLLTLPQVIATPHLGASTVEAQESVAIDVSHDLLRYFSEEPVKNPVNLPAVPKEVLMKIEPFYSLAEKLGIFLSRLCDQAIEEVNIAYAGELATYDVRPLTRNIVKGLLKRNLGGHVNEVNARVHAERLGIQVSEHKTTSTKGFLHLISIEIKANGATHKVAGTLLNGLGPRIVKVEDYAVDVVPDGHLLLIKHKDQPGAIGRVGTLLAAEHINIATMQVGRQTIGGNAIMMLSVDNHVKRDEVERLESLEDIFEVKAIDL
- a CDS encoding IS1182 family transposase, producing the protein MCNPKNTTSHYTTEFPLAIEEIKANPVSKRRFSPTFKPYNNRQGFAIFDVQELIPENHIARVVDEMVEAIPDERLYTYYTGGGRSSYHPKMMLKVILYAYSQKIYSCRGIEKMITENLPAMWLAAMERPDFRTLNDFRGIRMKAMMDELFETMILKLIEEGYITMENYFLDGTKIEADANKYSFVWKKSTLRFEEKLKEKIRATLANIQEIAQAEGLGLGSLPEDETEPEQLADLAAQLEEQAELLTKEMEGTKEMPTRKVLRKKRSVLRKSVKQIRQDFLPRMEKYAQYHATFGDRNSFSKTDPDATFMRMKEDHMKNGQLKPGYHIQMATENQFILYYTMHQRPTDIRCFIPHLEKLAKSNLPLPKRVIADAGYGSEENYLYALGEEKEPRFSLRDLY
- a CDS encoding M23 family metallopeptidase, yielding MRRAFIGVFVFMSIFAFQKQNMLANDQPELTPTERMDFYLRYADELVPWYYLAAIDQYERNIQQVRKDIEKHDGPLALRFSDEDWAGALNPYPQDSSIEALAYFGGIGMDGDGDGIADKTNSDDLLYTLHTLLSTHGASEDDFKIALERIYEREATVNQIMAIATLYSRFETIELDEHRFPIPKGYNYTYRGTWGASRGWGGRRIHEGTDIFAGYSTPVMSASYGVIEVMGWNNYGGWRIGIRDNHNTYHYYAHLAYFNKDLKQGDVVEPGTVIGFVGSSGYGKEGTSGKFPPHLHYGVYKYNGRTEWAFDPYPALRLWERQDRQK
- a CDS encoding prolyl oligopeptidase family protein, which codes for MIKTKKEQIVEDYHGTLVADPYRWLENPDNEEVKQWVDEQNVRTQSYLSTYPNRDEVKEKLLNIWNFPKYTVPRKEGTYYYFQKNDGLQNQAVFYRTRDLQSDELEVILDPNTMNENGTAAITNLSFTKDGKRLAYGISLNGSDWQEIHIRNLETGKDEPDVINWCKFSSIAWNEAGTGFYYSRFPEPGTVPTDEESFNNKVFWHELGTPQEQDVLIFEDPENKEHSFNPSLSDDYNYLILTVWKGTENKSRIYYKRLDGNGEFIKLLAEDDARYDFLGNDGTKFYFVTNLDAPKEKVIAIDVDQPEKQNWVDVIAEQEDVLNFADIIHNQFIVCYLHNAHYELKVFHMDGSLDKEIPLPNFVSISGVQGKRNEDVMYIGYTSYLAPAAISQYNFQTEKLDAVFQQLTQFDTTNFETTQVFYQSKDGTQIPMFLTHRKGLKLNGQNPVVLYGYGGFNVSLTPSFSPGQRMWMEEGGVFAVANLRGGGEFGEEWYKAGTLERKQNVFDDFISAAEWLISSGYTSSSKLAIMGGSNGGLLVAACITQRPDLYGAAICQVPVIDMLRYHKFTVGRYWVTDYGNAEESAEQFEYMYKYSPLHNVKEGTEYPPTLITTADTDDRVVPLHAKKFAAALQAAQKGTNPILLRVEKNAGHGLGKPTAKIIEEQTDIFSFLFKTLEI